Genomic DNA from Leptospira hartskeerlii:
AATTGGAAGCAGAGTGTAGGATAATCGAAACTATATTAAATTTATTGAAAATGAATGGAAAAGAGAATATTGCAATTTGTAGTCATGGCTTTGTTCTTTCCAGATTTTATAATCGTTTTTCTTCCAAGGAATTTCCCCAGTCTAAACTTGAAAACTGTGAAGTATTGGAATTATTTCTTTCGTTGGAGATTTCGGAAAGAAATTCTATATGAGTAAAATAAATTAGAATGACCTTTTCGAAGACGAAAGACTTTTTTAATTGAATAAATCGAGACAATTCAAAAGATCGTCTTAACTTTCAGGATGAAGTTGGGTGTAAATCCCACGCTGACCCGCAACTGTGATCGAAATAGATCAAAAAGATATTATCTTTTTGTTTCCGTTCCGCAAGCCAGATCTCCCTGCAGACTAAAACCTCGAGGTTAGGTATGTTAGCATTCTCGCTAAGCACGTCCGTGCATCCGCGAAGGGCCCCGGAAGTTAAAAATCGGGGCTCCCGCAAACCAGGGTAAATTCCTAATTTTGTACATTATAAAAATTATATATTCTTATTTTGACATGAATTAGACTAACATTAATTAGTTTATCTTTGTTTCGGAAGTTTTCCAAAGAAAACGGACGAAAACATGAGGCGAAACATCTTTCGGATTGCCGGACTATGCATATTCTTATCTTACTTTGTCTTTGCGGCATTCTTCCCTATCCTTTCTCAGGATGAGGAAACAAAACCGACTAATGGAAAAGAAAGAACAGTAGCGGAAAAATTAGAACTAAAAAAGAAAATCTCCGAATATAGACCTGACGCTATCGTGATCAGAGACAGAAGATCAAACTTGATCGGGATCGCTTCTTCTGCAAGCGAAGGTGTGGTAGGTTCCGATCAAATTAAAACAAGACCCATTATGAGACAGGGAGAGATCGCCGAGTTGATCCCCGGTGTGATCGTAACCCAACATAGCGGTGGAGGAAAAGCAAATCAGTTTTTCCTAAGAGGTTTCAACTTAGACCATGGAACCGACCTTTCCTCTAATGTGGATGGAATGCCTGTTAATAACGTTAGCCATGCACATGGACAAGGTTATACAGATCTGAATTTTCTAATTCCGGAACTTGTGGAACAAATGCAATATAAGAAAGGAGTCTACTATGCAGACCAAGGTGATTTTGCTTCCGCAGGTGCATTCAATATTTCTTATTTTAAAAGTTTGCCCAAAGGTATCGCGAATGTGGAAGGAGGAACCTTAGGTTATGCAAGAACTCTTATTGCAAAGTCTCACAAAATAGGACCAGGTGATCTTCTATATGCATTCGAAATTTCTCATAACGACGGACCTTGGGTGATTTCAGATAACTTCCGAAGAGTAAATGGCGTCACAAGTTATTCTGTAGGAGATAAACAGAAAGGATTCAGCATCAGTCTTATGGGTTATAAAGGTAACTGGCATTCTACAGGACAAGCTCCTAAAAGAGCTCTTAGAACGGGAGATTCCTGGTTGGATCCGGATTCCGGTTTGAGTAGATTCGAAAGTGTGGATCATAATGATGGTGGATGGTCAAACAGAGCAAGTGTCAATTTCGAAGCTCATCGTTTGGAAAAAAGATACGAAGCAAAAACGCAATTCTACGGAATATATTATGATTTGCGATTATTCGCAAACTTCACATATTATTTGGACGACCACGAAAGAGGAGACCAACATGAACAAGCGGATCGAAGAACAATCGTAGGAAGCAAGTCTAGTTATAAGGATATCTGCGATTTCTGGGGAATCAGAATGGAGAATACGGTCGGACTTCAGATAAGAAGGGATTATATTCAGAACGGTCTTTTCCATACTGAAGAAAGAGCAAGGATAGAAACCGTAAGAGAAGATGGAATAATACAGATCAGCTCAGGTATATATTATGAAAATAAGATACAATGGTCTAAAAAATTTAGGACCGTATTTGGATTGAGAGGAGATTATTATAAATTTATCGTAGATGATTGGGGAACGAAAGAGAAAGCAGATAAAAACGCAAGGCTCTACAGTCCTAAAGGAAGTATTATTATAGGACCTTGGTTCAAAACGGAGTTTTATATAAGTGGAGGATACGGATTCCACAGCAACGACGCAAGAGGAGTGGTCCAAAAATCAGACCCTGCAGATCCACTAGTCCAAACAAGAGGTGGAGAAGTCGGCCTAAGAACCGAGCCAGTTCATGGTTGGCAATCGACATTCTCCGTTTGGCAATTGGATATGAATTCTGAACTTTTATTTACGGGAGACAATGGAACTACGGAAGCTAGCAGACCAAGCACTCGAAAAGGATTCGAATGGGCCAATTATTATTCTTACAGTTCTTGGCTCATGATAGATGCGGATTTTGCTACTTCCAGATCCAGGTTCAGAGACAATGAACTTTCAGGGAATTATATTCCAGGGTCCATCCGTAATACGTTGGCATCCGGGATTACTTTAAAAAATCCTGATGGTTTTTTCGGATCACTTAGGGTAAGATATTTTGGAAATCGTTCCTTGATCGAAGATAATACTGTCCGCTCTCCCGCGACCACTACGGTGAATTTACAGTTTGGGAGGAATTTCGGGGAAGATTTGAGTATCGTTCTTGAAGTATTCAATTTATTGAATACTCATGTAAGCGATATAGATTATTATTATGCATCCAGATTGAAAAATGAACCTGTCGGTCCGAATGAAGGAGGGTACAATGACATCCATACCCACCCTGCTCAGCCTAGATCGATACGACTTTCTATGAGGGCTTCTTTTTAGGATCTATTTTTTAACGTAGTCTCGTATTACCAAAATACGATCTACGTCCACTTCCTTATTTTTAGGAACAGACTTAGTAAATGTAAAAACTTCAGTACTGAGTCCGTTCTTAGAGAGCAAAAGCCCGTGAGAAGGGACTATCTCAAGGGGGATTTTTTCCGCAAAATGATTATCCAATTCGAAACTTTCCATATCCGGAAGATTTTTCATACTCAATACATCGGCGAGAGGTTTTCCGATAGCATCAGATTCTAGCCAACCGGTAAGTTTTTCAGCTGATAAATTCATAAAGGAGATTTGTCCCTTCGAATCGAAAGCAATCACTCCTTCTTGCATATTCCGAAGCTCGGCAGAAACAAGTCTCGCCTTTTCCATCAGCTCCTTCTCCACTTCGTGTTTATACAAGATTAGTTCGATCACTATTTGTAATTCTCTGGTTTGAAAAGGTTTTAGAATATACGCATTCGGTTCGGTTAATTTAGCCCGTGTTAACGTCTGAGAATCGGAAGAAGCTGTAATATATACGATAGGAACATCTAAAAATTTTCGGATCCTTTTCGCTGCATCTATTCCATCCAAATACCCATTCGCAAGAACTATATCGATCAGGATCAGATCGGGCTGGAGCGCGATTGCCTGCTTGACCGCAGTTTCGCCTGTGTTTGCAATACTAGGCTCGGGATATCCCATCCTTATTAGTCTATGACGGATATCCTGGGCAACAAGCCCCTCGTCTTCTACGATCAAAATCCTAGTGTCCTTCATTTAACCCCCGAAAATATTCTTACTTTATTAAATTCGAATATTATAATTATATCAAACTTCCGCCTCTTCAGAAGAGGGTTTGATCAGATCTTTCACGCCGTGCAGTATGGCGGACATGTTCCTTCTCTCTCTTTTTCTCTTTTTATCCAGTCCATGTTTGTTCAAAGCGATTTCTATAGCGATCTGCAACTCTTTAGTCTGAAAAGGTTTTAGCAGATATCCGTAAGGCCTTGTAGGTTTGCTGCGAAGAAGAGTAGACTCATCCGCGTAAGCTGTAAGATAGATCACAGGAAGATCCATCTTATCCAAAATTTCTTGGACAGTTTCTATTCCGTCGTAATTCCCTCTGGACAACATAATATCCATGAGAAGAAGGTCCGGTTTATCTAAATAAACTTTCCTTAATGCTTCATTTCCTGTAGAAGCGATGCTTACAAAATCATAACCAAGATCGGACAATTTGCTGAGTATATCCTTGGCGACTATGCTCTCGTCCTCTACGATCAGTATTTTTGCTTCGCTGGAGATCATTTTCGGACTCGGCTCCTTTCTCGAAAGACTAAGGTGAACTTAGTCCCCTTGCTCCGATCCAAGATCAAACTTCCGTCTATTTGATGGGTCAAAGTGTTAACCAATTGTAAACCCAAAGAATCGGTTTGTCGATAGTCAATTTCTTCCGGAAAACCTACCCCGTCATCTTCTACAGTCAAAGAATACTCCTCGTATTTTGACGTAATAGAGATTTGGATCGTTCCCTCTTCCCTGTTCTTAAATCCGTATTTTAATGAATTGGTGACCAGCTCCGTTACGATCAATCCGCAATGGATCGCAGTATCCAATGTTAGATGAACGGATTCGGCATGTATTTCGAATCGTATCCTGGAATTAACTCTGTAGGTTCTCAGAAGGTTTGTAACCAAACTGTTTAAATATTCCTGGAAGTCCGTATGTGCCAGATCCTCGTTTTGGTATAATAACTCATGGATCAGAGCGATTGATTTGATCCTAGACTGGCAATCTTGGAACATTTCCAAAGACTTACGATCCGTTATATAGTTTCCTTGCAGACTTAAGATACTGGAAACAATTTGTAGATTGTTCTTAACCCTATGATGAATTTCCCTGAGTAAGACTTCCTTCTCTTTTAAGGAAGCCGTTAACGCCTCCTCAGCTCTTTTTCGTTCTGCTATCTCGGTCATCAACTCATTGTTGACTCTATGTAGTTCGAAAGTCCTTTCTTCTACTCTTATTTCCAATTCATCATGGCTTTGTCTTAGAAGTTCTTCCTGGATCCGTAATATTTTGTTTTTCTTATGTAGGTCCACGAACACGGAAGCTTTTGATCTTAAGATCTCCGGCGCAGTCGGTTTAACCAAGAAGTCAACCGCTCCCAAAGAATATCCTTTGAACATTCCAGTTTCGTTATTTGCATAAGCGGTGAGAAAAATGATCGGGATCTTGGCACATTTTTCCCTTTGCCGGATCAATGCTGCAGCTTCGAATCCGTCCATTCCGGGCATTCTTACGTCCATGAAGATCAATGCTACTTCGTCAGGTTCGTCTAGAAGTGCCTTCAATGCTTCTTCTCCTGAACCCGCTTTGATCAAATTCAATTCAGGGCTCTTAAGAATATGCTCCATTACCTGCAAATTATCTGCATGGTCGTCTACGAGTAAAATACTCACTTTCATTGGCTGTTCCATATCTTCTACCTGCACAACAACACCCGAAGCAGAGAAAGCAAATGGTCCACACTGACCGGCTTAGTTATATATTCTGTCGCGCCGGCCTCTATACATTTTTCACGGTCCCCTTTCATCGCTTTTGCCGTAAGCGCTAAAATAGGCAGATTTACAAATTCAGTCTTAGAACGGATCACTTTCATTGCTTCGTATCCGTCCATATCCGGCATCATTACATCCATAAGAACGATCTCTATATCCGGATTCTTTTCCAAAATATTAATTCCGTCTAACGCATTCTCCGCATAATGTATTTTCATTTTATGTAATTCCAACATACTCGTTAACGCGAATATATTCCTTACATCGTCATCTACGATCAGAACCTTATGGCCTTCTAGAGAATATGTATCTCCCGACTTAGAAACCGATTCAGGTTCATGCAAATGAATCTTGATCTCTTCGAGTGAAGTTGCATAAGAATTTACAAATTTCAGAATATTCGAACCATTAAAGGATAGAAGTTTCTGAAAATTTTCAGGTCCATTCTGCTCGTCCGAATAGAATAGTATCAATGTTCTCTCCGGATCTAATAAATTAATCTTAGAAACCAGATCGGTAACGGACATATCCTGAAATTTACTCCCGATAAGAATACAATCCGGGATTTCTTTTTTTAGAATGTCTAAAACTTCCTGACCGGACTCTATATTCTTCAGTACGAGATCCTTGGAGGTAAGTTTTTCCTCTAGGAATTTAAAATGTTCCTTCTCTATTCCACAAACATAAACTGTTTTATCTATTTTATGTAAGTAGGTTTTGATCTTCTCGAATGCCTCGTTTAAGGATTCTATTCCGACCGGCTTTCTCAAATGTGAGATTGCTCCGATCTCTAAACTCCTTCTCCAATCGTTCTCTCCGGAAAGCACATGGACAGGAAGTTGCCTGAGTTTAGGATTTCGTTTCAACCAATTTAAGATCAAACTTCCATCCATATCAGAGAGTTGGACGTCCAACAAGACTGCATTAAAAGAAGATTCTTGTAATGCAGAGATCCCACTTTTTCCATCCAAGGCAACTGTTCCCTTGAACCCGTTACTCTTAGCGATCTCCAAAAGAGACTTCGCAAATGTTTCATCTTCCTCTATAATCAAAACCTTTTCTTTGGATTCGTTTTGAGTTTCATCCTCTAAAACTCTTCGCGTGGCTTTGATCTTACTTCTTACATAGGAATCATTTGAACCGGAAGAATCATTATCAGGATTCTCAGACCATTTGATCGAATCAGGCTCGATAGGATTTTCTTCCACTTGGATATAATCCATTGGAAGGTATAAGGTGAACTTACTCCCAACCTCAGGTTCACTTTCCAATTTTAATTCTCCACCTAAGATTCGAGTGATCTCTTTGCTAATGGAAAGCCCAAGTCCAGTTCCTCCATATTTTCTGCTAGTGCTTCCGTCCGCTTGTCGGAAGGCTTCGAAGATCAGACCTTGTTTTTCGGCAGAAATACCAATTCCAGTATCAATCACGGAGAATGCGATCACACTACCTCCTTGGTTTAAGATCTTATGATCCTTACTCCAGCCTGCAGAAGAAGATTCTATTCTAAGCTTCACGCCACCTTTATGAGTAAATTTGAATGCATTAGAAAGAAGGTTCTGGAGAATCTGCTGCAATCTTTGCAAGTCAGTAGTGATCCTAGAAGGAAGTTCGGGATCTATTTCCACTTGGAATTTCAAGTCCTTATTCCTTGCAGTTTCTCTAAAAGAACGATCTAAATATCCTCCCAATTCTTCAATAGAAACAGAATCCAGATCCACACTCATCTTACCGGACTCAATTTTAGAAAGATCTAATATATCGTTAATCAACTGTAATAGATCGTTTCCTGAACTATGGATAGTTTTTGCATATTCAGTCTGTTTTTCAGATAAGTTTCGACTCTCATTATCATACAATAATCGAGATAGGATCAGCATATTGTTCAACGGAGTTCTCAACTCGTGTGACATGTTTGCCAAAAACTCCGATTTGTATCTGGAAGTAAGCGCAAGCTGGCGGGCCTTTTCTTCCAGGGAATGTCTGGCCTGTTCTACTTCTCTATTCTTTCTTTCTACCTCACTGTTCTTTTTGGCGAGTAGTCTTGCTTTCTCTTCTAATTCTTCGTTCTTTTCCTGCAACTCCTCCCTTTGGTCCTTAAGCATATCCTCGGACGCCTTTAGGGATTTGGCTTGTTCTTCCAATCGTTGGTTGGTATTGGTCAATTCTTCTTGTCGTCCTTGTAACTCTTCTGTCAGAGTTTGAGATTGGATCAGAAGTTCTTCCGTCCTCATCCCTGCAGCAATTGTATTCAATACGATCCCGATACTTTCAGTCAACTGATCCAAAAAATTCAAATGGATCGGAGTGAAGTTTGAGAAGGATGCAAGCTCTATCACTGCCTTCACTTCTCCCTCGAATAACACCGGTAAGACGACTATATTGATCGGAGGAGCTTCTCCTAAAGCCGAATTGATCATGATATAGCTGGAAGGGACATGTGTAACGAGTATCCTTTCTTTTTCCAGGAAACATTGACCGATCAGACCTTCTCCAGGATAGAAACGGTTCGATAGGTTTTTCCTTTCTTGGTAGGCGTAACTTACTAGTAGTTTGAGTAATGGACCTTCTTCTACATTTTCAGTAATGAAGAATGCGCCATGTTGTGCGGAAACAAGTGGAGCAAGTTCGGACAAAATCAATTTGCTTACGTTGACTAAATTCCTTTGTCCTTGTAATAATCTTGTGAATTTTGCTAGGTTCGTTTTTAACCAGTCTTGCTCCGTATTGATCCGAGTAGTTTCCCTTAAGTTTCGGATCATTTCGTTAATATTATCCGATAAGGCTGCCACCTCTCCAGCAGCTTGGATGGTAACTGTTCGAGATAGATCACCTTTGGTCACACCTGTTGCCACTTCCGCGATCGCTCTCACCTGAGTGGTCAAGTTAGAAGCGAGCTGGTTCACGTTATCCGTAAGGTTTCTCCAAAGACCCGCGGCACCTGGCACACTTGCTTGGCCTCCCAATCTTCCTTCGATACCCACTTCTTTTGCAACCGTGGTCACCTGGTCTCCGAAAAGCCCCAAGGTATCGATCATGTCGTTAATCGTATCCGAGAGTTCTGCGATCTCTCCTTTTGCTTCTAAATATAACTTTTTCTTTAAGTCCCCGTTTGCAACGGAAGTTACTACTTTGGCGATGCCCCTTACTTGCGTGGTAAGATTGTTCGCCATGAAGTTCACACTATCTGTAAGATCCTTCCAGATACCTGCAACCCCTTGCACATTTGCCTGTCCGCCCAGTTTACCTTCTGTTCCCACCTCTCGAGCAACCCTGGTTACCTCGGAAGCAAATGAGTTCAACTGGTCCACCATCGTGTTGATGGTATCCTTCAGTTCAAGGATCTCTCCTTTAACATCCACCGTGATCTTCTTGGATAAGTCACCCCGAGCAACCGCTGTAGTAACTTCGGCAATATTACGCACCTGACCTGTAAGGTTGGATGCCATTGAGTTCACACTATCCGTTAAGTCTTTCCAAGTTCCTGCAACTCCTCGAACGTCCGCCTGACCACCTAACTCTCCTTCTGTTCCCACTTCTCGAGCAACCCGGGTTACCTCGGAAGCGAATGAGTTCAACTGGTCCACCATCGTGTTGATGGTATCCTTCAACTCAAGGATCTCTCCCTTAACATCCACCGTGATCTTCTTAGATAAGTCACCTCGAGCAACTGCTGTAGTAACTTCGGCAATATTACGCACCTGACCTGTGAGGTTAGACGCCATTGAGTTTACACTATCTGTTAAGTCTTTCCAAGTTCCTGCAACTCCTCGAACATCCGCTTGTCCACCAAGTTTACCTTCTGTTCCCACCTCTTTCGCAACCCGGGTTACCTCGGATGCGAAGGAGTTCAACTGGTCCACCATCGTATTGATCGTGTTTTTAAGTTCTAAGATTTCTCCCTTAACATCCACAGTGATCTTCTTGGATAAGTCACCGGTCGCAACTGCCTTGGTAACTTCCGCGATATCACGCACTTGGCCGGTCAAGTTACCGGCCATAAAGTTCACACTATCCGTTAAGTCTTTCCAAGTTCCTGCAACTCCTCGAACGTCCGCTTGTCCACCAAGCTTACCCTCTGCCCCTACCTCTCGCGCAACCCTCGTTACCTCGGAAGCGAATGAATTCAACTGGTCCACCATCGTATTGATTGTGTTTTTGAGTTCTAAGATCTCTCCCTTAACATCCACCGTGATCTTTTTGGATAAATCTCCGTTCGCTACTGCTGTAGTAACTTCGGCAATATTACGCACCTGACCTGTAAGGTTGGATGCCATCGAGTTAACACTATCTGTTAAGTCTTTCCAAGTTCCCGCAACACCCTGAACGTCCGCCTGCCCACCTAACTCTCCTTCTGTTCCCACCTCTCGCGCAACCCTCGTTACCTCGGATGCGAATGAGTTTAGCTGGTCCACCATCGTGTTGATGGTCACTTTCAGTTCTAGGATCTCTCCCTTAACATCCACTGTGATCTTCTTGGATAAGTCACCCCGAGCAACCGCTGTAGTAACTTCGGCAATATTACGCACCTGACCTGTTAGGTTGGATGCCATTGAGTTCACACTATCTGTTAAATCCTTCCAAGTTCCCGCAACTCCTCGAACATTTGCTTGACCACCCAGTTTACCTTCTGTTCCTACCTCTCGAGCAACCCTGGTTACCTCGGAAGCGAATGAGTTCAACTGGTCCACCATCGTGTTGATAGTATCCTTCAGTTCGAGGATCTCTCCCTTAACATCCACCGTGATCTTCTTGGATAAGTCACCGGTTGCCACTGCTGTAGTAACTTCGGCAATATTACGCACCTGACCCGTAAGGTTGGATGCCATCGAATTCACACTATCCGTTAAGTCTTTCCAAGTTCCCGCTACCCCCTGTACGTCTGCTTGTCCACCAAGTTTACCTTCTGTTCCCACTTCTCGAGCAACCCTGGTTACCTCGGAAGCGAAGGAGTTCAACTGGTCCACCATCGTGTTGATGGTATCCTTCAGTTCAAGGATCTCTCCCTTAACATCCACCGTGATCTTCTTGGATAAGTCTCCTCGAGCAACTGCTGTAGTAACTTCGGCAATATTACGCACCTGACCCGTAAGATTAGATGCCATTGAGTTCACACTATCCGTTAAGTCTTTCCAAGTTCCCGCAACTCCCTGTACGTCCGCCTGGCCACCTAACTCTCCTTCCGTTCCCACTTCTCGAGCAACCCGGGTTACCTCGGAAGCGAATGAGTTCAACTGGTCCACCATCGTGTTGATGGTATCCTTCAGTTCAAGGATCTCTCCCTTAACATCCACCGTGATTTTCTTGGATAAGTCTCCTCGAGCTACTGCTGTAGTAACTTCGGCAATATTACGCACCTGACCCGTAAGGTTAGATGCCATTGAGTTCACGCTATCTGTTAAGTCTTTCCAAGTTCCCGCTACTCCTCGAACGTCCGCTTGTCCACCAAGTTTACCTTCTGTTCCCACCTCTTTCGCAACCCGGGTTACCTCGGATGCGAAGGAGTTCAACTGGTCCACCATCGTATTGATTGTGTTTTTGAGCTCTAAGATCTCTCCCTTAACATCCACAGTGATCTTCTTGGATAAGTCACCGGTCGCAACTGCCTTAGTCACTTCCGCGATATCACGCACCTGACCTGTAAGGTTAGACGCCATTGAGTTTACACTATCTGTTAAGTCTTTCCAAGTCCCCGCAACTCCTCGAACATCCGCCTGACCACCAAGTTTACCTTCTGTTCCCACCTCTTTCGCAACCCTCGTTACCTCGGAAGCGAATGAATTCAACTGGTCCACCATGATGTTCACAATCTTTGCGGTTCTAAAAAATTCTCCCTTAAGAGGTCTTCCATCTATTTCCAAAGACATGTTTTGAGAAAGGTCACCGCCAGCAACAGCGCCGATCACCCTCATCACTTCCGTATTCGGTTGCACAAGATTTCCGATGAGAGAGTTGATTGAATTCATACAAATCCCCCAAGAACCTATAGAAGAAATACCGCTAACCCTTTGAGAAATTTTACCCTCTTGTCCAACTTCGTTACTGATCCTTTCAAACTCTTTGACCATTCTATCATTTTGGTCCATGATATCATTTATTAAGTCTGAAATTTTACCTGCGATCCCAACTTGGTCCAAAGGCATTCGTTTAGAAAAGTCCCCTCGTTTAAATGCAGTAAGAACTTCCAATAATTGTTTCGGATTTACAGAATCTTTATCTTGTTTGGGATCTATTGTTGGGGCATTCTTCATAGCTGGACCTAAACCTATAATAAAAGGTTAATGCGCACGAAGGAGAATGATGACGTAAAATGCAGAGAATAACAACAATAATTATTTCATAAATACATCGTAGGGATTAAGTTAAACGAAGAATTTTTCTGTCACAAGAAATGTGACAGAATGAAAAGGATATTACAAAAACAAATTGTTCTTAAGTTTGTAAATTTATTCCAAAAGCTTATGATCGTAAGCGTAACGAACAAGTTCTTGTGTGGACTTCAAACTCATCTTCTCGAAAATTCTAGCTCTATATGTGTTTACAGTATTCACACTCAAACCAAGATCCTCTGAAATAGATCGAACATTTTTGCCCTTTACTAAAAGCATGAGTATCTGAAACTCTCTTTCTGAAAGAGTTTCATGAGGAAGTCTATCGGAAGGTTTAGAAAGTTCCCTCACTAACATCTCAGTCGCTTCCGGACTAATATATCTAGCACCTTCTATCACCTTACGAACTGCGGAGATCAACTCATCTCCAGCGCTTGCCTTAGTGATATAGCCGGATGCGCCTGCCTTTAATGCTCGGACTGCAAACCGATCCTCGGGATACATACTTAAGATGAGAACCCTAGTATCAGGAGAAAGTTTATGAACATATTTTAATATATCCAAGCCGCTCATCAGTGGCATATTTATATCTAGGATCAGCACTTGGACTGATTGGCCCGCAAGATAATCCAAAACCTGTTGTCCGTTTTCCGCCTCATAGACGATCTCTATATCTTCTTCTTCCGAAAGGATCTTTCTTAAACCTTCTCGGATCAATAAATGATCATCAGCGATCAATGTGGAAATCATGGGAAATCCTCCTTATTTCGATTTGAGATTGGTATTTTTACGATCACACTTGTGCCTTTTTCGGAGCCGCCAGTGATGGAAACTTCTCCTCCCAATACGACTGCTCTTTCTCTCATTCCGATCAGTCCAAGAGACTTAGATTGATTCATCTTTTTAGGATCTATTCCGATCCCATTGTCTTGGATTTTTAGTATCAGGAACTGGCCTTCTTCCAAACAAGAAACATGTATGGAACTCGCTTTGGAATGTCTGGCTGCGTTAGTCAATGCTTCTTGAAAAATGCGGAATAATGCAATGGATGGATCTTTTTCTAAGAATAGAATTCCGGCAGGGATCTTGATTTCGCAGCGAATTCCGGTCCTTTTTTCGAAATCTTTGGCATACCATTCAATTCCTTCCAATAATCCCAAATCCTCCAAGATCAAAGGTCTGAGTTCAGTTGCGATCCTCTGCACGGATTCGATACCTGAGTCTGCTACCTTAATCATAGATAAAAGTTCCGATACTAATTTGGAGTCAGAACCTTTAGATTTTTGAAAATTATTTTTTAATAATGTAAGATCTATTTTAAGAACAGTTAATAATTGCCCCAACTCGTCGTGGACTTCCCTTGCAACTAATAACCTTTCTTCTTCCCTTACTTCCTGTAATCTGGCGGATAATGCTCTTAACTGTTCCCCTGAAGTCTTGAGATGGTTTTCCGCATCTCTTCTTTCGAATACCCTTCCTATCTGAGAACTAATATGAGAAACAGCTTCGAAAAAAGAAGGATCCGTGGCTTTATTCCCGGAATAAAATTCCAAAACGCCCACTAGATTTTCTTTCACTAAGATAGGAATTCCGATCGCAGCCTCGATCCCAGCTTTGCGAGAAAGTTCTTTTAGTTCTCCTTTTAAATAAGAAGGAAAATTCTCTAGTAGGATCGGTTTTCTCCCACTTCTGACTCGTTCCGAAAGAATAGATTCTTCTTTTTTAGATCTAGTCCTTAATAAATTTCTAAACTCTTTTAGGAATGTTTCTTCTCTGAAAAAGGAGATGGAAGAATATTCCGGTTTTTCGGATTCTTCCAACACTAAACATACGAGGCCTAATTTCCAGTCTGCAATCGCGCATATCCGATCTACCGAAAATTGCAGAACGGATTCAACATCATTTGCTTCGTTTGCAGCGGTTGCGACTTGTTGTAGAAGATTTAAAACCGAGATCTTTTTTAAAAGTTCGTCTTTTGTATTTTGATCTTCTTGATTAGATCTATCAATCGGATCTTCTTTAGAAAATCCTTCTGATTCGCGAGGGAAAGGTTCGGAGAATGAACCGTAATTCGGCTCTTGGTCGATATTCGAAAAGCCTTGCACCCCGCGATTATCTAATTAAAATTATCATC
This window encodes:
- a CDS encoding sensor histidine kinase, with the translated sequence MKVSILLVDDHADNLQVMEHILKSPELNLIKAGSGEEALKALLDEPDEVALIFMDVRMPGMDGFEAAALIRQREKCAKIPIIFLTAYANNETGMFKGYSLGAVDFLVKPTAPEILRSKASVFVDLHKKNKILRIQEELLRQSHDELEIRVEERTFELHRVNNELMTEIAERKRAEEALTASLKEKEVLLREIHHRVKNNLQIVSSILSLQGNYITDRKSLEMFQDCQSRIKSIALIHELLYQNEDLAHTDFQEYLNSLVTNLLRTYRVNSRIRFEIHAESVHLTLDTAIHCGLIVTELVTNSLKYGFKNREEGTIQISITSKYEEYSLTVEDDGVGFPEEIDYRQTDSLGLQLVNTLTHQIDGSLILDRSKGTKFTLVFRERSRVRK
- a CDS encoding response regulator, yielding MKDTRILIVEDEGLVAQDIRHRLIRMGYPEPSIANTGETAVKQAIALQPDLILIDIVLANGYLDGIDAAKRIRKFLDVPIVYITASSDSQTLTRAKLTEPNAYILKPFQTRELQIVIELILYKHEVEKELMEKARLVSAELRNMQEGVIAFDSKGQISFMNLSAEKLTGWLESDAIGKPLADVLSMKNLPDMESFELDNHFAEKIPLEIVPSHGLLLSKNGLSTEVFTFTKSVPKNKEVDVDRILVIRDYVKK
- a CDS encoding TonB-dependent receptor → MRRNIFRIAGLCIFLSYFVFAAFFPILSQDEETKPTNGKERTVAEKLELKKKISEYRPDAIVIRDRRSNLIGIASSASEGVVGSDQIKTRPIMRQGEIAELIPGVIVTQHSGGGKANQFFLRGFNLDHGTDLSSNVDGMPVNNVSHAHGQGYTDLNFLIPELVEQMQYKKGVYYADQGDFASAGAFNISYFKSLPKGIANVEGGTLGYARTLIAKSHKIGPGDLLYAFEISHNDGPWVISDNFRRVNGVTSYSVGDKQKGFSISLMGYKGNWHSTGQAPKRALRTGDSWLDPDSGLSRFESVDHNDGGWSNRASVNFEAHRLEKRYEAKTQFYGIYYDLRLFANFTYYLDDHERGDQHEQADRRTIVGSKSSYKDICDFWGIRMENTVGLQIRRDYIQNGLFHTEERARIETVREDGIIQISSGIYYENKIQWSKKFRTVFGLRGDYYKFIVDDWGTKEKADKNARLYSPKGSIIIGPWFKTEFYISGGYGFHSNDARGVVQKSDPADPLVQTRGGEVGLRTEPVHGWQSTFSVWQLDMNSELLFTGDNGTTEASRPSTRKGFEWANYYSYSSWLMIDADFATSRSRFRDNELSGNYIPGSIRNTLASGITLKNPDGFFGSLRVRYFGNRSLIEDNTVRSPATTTVNLQFGRNFGEDLSIVLEVFNLLNTHVSDIDYYYASRLKNEPVGPNEGGYNDIHTHPAQPRSIRLSMRASF
- a CDS encoding response regulator; amino-acid sequence: MISSEAKILIVEDESIVAKDILSKLSDLGYDFVSIASTGNEALRKVYLDKPDLLLMDIMLSRGNYDGIETVQEILDKMDLPVIYLTAYADESTLLRSKPTRPYGYLLKPFQTKELQIAIEIALNKHGLDKKRKRERRNMSAILHGVKDLIKPSSEEAEV